CCTTGATCCGCCACGGTGATGGCCAATACCGTACCGTCCGGGAGCAGGATTTGGGGGATCGCGAGAATCTGCTGAAAGCTGTATATCGCAACGGCCAGTTGCTCATTGAGCAGAATCTCGAAACCGTCAGGGAATTGGCCGCAGTGCCAGTTACCGATGAACCACTGGCAAAAGCTGGATAATTGCACAGAGAATTAGCAGCCGGTTTATTCCGGCTGCGTTTTATTTCAGATTAAATTCTTTAACGGCTATTTGATTGAGTAAGGATTATGCTGGTCGATACACTGACAACACCCGGATGAGCCTGGAGATCGCGCAGATTCCCTGGTGGTCCAGGCGGAAAGTTGTGTAACGGTTGAGCGACTCCTGAACTTGATGTGACAGTTTACAATTCTAAGTTTCGAACAAACTTGTGGGTCCCGGAATCAGACCGCATTTTGTACAGGCTCGCTGGTCGACCTTTTTCTGTTCGCTTTTCGCCAACTTCAATGAGAAGGTCAGCCTGCTCAATCCTACGGCGAAATGACTTTTTCTGAAGTGGCTTGCCAATAATTACTTCGTGAACGTGCTGTAGTTCAGGCAAAGTAAAAGACTCTGGGAGCGCATATGCCGGCACGATACTGTAAAGTGCTTTTTGGACTAATCGTTCATGTGCACTTTGGATAATTTTCAAATGGTCGAAAGCTAGGTTCAATTTCTTGGCTTTCTCGACAGGGATCCAGTCAGTATCGCTCACGGTATCAATGTGGCTCTCACATGCCTGGTGGGCGATTAATGCTGTGTAGCACACGGTTACCGACCATCCACGCTTATCCCTTGTTGCCCCACCAAATGTACGCAGTTGCTCGATGTAAGGTGGTACAACCCCGGTCTTTTCCTTCAGCTTGCGAATTATCGTGTCCTCGAGGGTCTTGTCTTCCTCCTCGGATATAAATCCCCCAGGTAGAGCCCACTTGCCTTGCTCTGGGTGATTCGAGCGCTCGACAAGCAAGACCTTCAGTAAGCCTTCGTGGTAGGTAAAAAGCACCGCATCGACCGTTAGTAACGGCGCATCAAAGGCGCTTTTATCATACGCCGCAAGAAATTGTTTTTCGTTCATCTTACCGGAAAGTGTCAATTGGTCACTTATGGTAGCGCCAAGAAACCATGCACGCAACAGCCGTGGAGTGGCTTGATACTGTACCTCTGTTGCTAAAAGAAGACTTTGTGGCTGATCCCACGTAACTACGGAATTGAAAGATGAG
The Microbulbifer celer DNA segment above includes these coding regions:
- a CDS encoding NUDIX hydrolase, with amino-acid sequence MTLSGKMNEKQFLAAYDKSAFDAPLLTVDAVLFTYHEGLLKVLLVERSNHPEQGKWALPGGFISEEEDKTLEDTIIRKLKEKTGVVPPYIEQLRTFGGATRDKRGWSVTVCYTALIAHQACESHIDTVSDTDWIPVEKAKKLNLAFDHLKIIQSAHERLVQKALYSIVPAYALPESFTLPELQHVHEVIIGKPLQKKSFRRRIEQADLLIEVGEKRTEKGRPASLYKMRSDSGTHKFVRNLEL